A region from the Cannabis sativa cultivar Pink pepper isolate KNU-18-1 chromosome 9, ASM2916894v1, whole genome shotgun sequence genome encodes:
- the LOC115723986 gene encoding polygalacturonase-like — translation MAYSNNIFIMKMSLFILYPLIMLIILALPTLSTSSFNVLMGFGAKPNGLTDSTNAFLRAWEAACTSTHAALIYVPKGRYLLRPLAFKGPCKSPHITFRIDGTLVAPQDYRVLGGAENWLNFQRVSGVSIVGGALDAKGPALWACKANPTKSCPSGATSLSITYSKDIKITGLLSLNSQMFHIVINHCENVEMRAVRTIAHRDSPNTDGIHVQLSKNIAILNSAVGTGDDCVSIGPGTQNLWIERMACGPGHGISIGSLAKDMNEEGVQNVTVKQVVFTGTQNGIRIKSWAKPSKGFVESVHFSNIVMRNVQNPIIIDQNYCPSHVNCPDHASGIKIKDITYENIKGTSATTIATKFDCSPGNPCSGIRLEDVNLTFQNKPAQSLCANAKGISFGTVLPNSCLSN, via the exons ATGGCTTATTCCAATAACATTTTCATAATGAAGATGAGTTTATTCATTTTATACCCACTAATCATGTTGATAATCTTAGCTCTTCCAACATTATCAACTTCATCTTTCAATGTTTTGATGGGTTTTGGGGCGAAACCCAATGGCCTAACTGACTCCACCAATGCATTCCTACGTGCATGGGAAGCTGCATGTACCTCTACTCATGCTGCCCTAATATATGTCCCCAAGGGTAGGTATTTGCTTCGCCCACTGGCCTTTAAGGGTCCTTGCAAAAGCCCCCATATCACCTTCCGAATTGATGGCACCCTTGTTGCCCCACAAGACTATCGGGTTTTGGGTGGAGCTGAGAATTGGCTTAACTTCCAAAGGGTTAGCGGGGTTTCTATTGTTGGCGGTGCACTTGATGCCAAGGGTCCTGCCTTGTGGGCTTGTAAGGCCAATCCAACCAAGTCATGCCCTTCTGGAGCCACG AGTTTGAGCATTACGTATTCCAAAGACATAAAAATTACTGGACTATTGTCGTTAAACAGTCAAATGTTCCACATTGTGATAAACCATTGTGAGAATGTGGAGATGAGAGCAGTGAGAACCATTGCCCACCGTGATAGTCCCAACACTGATGGCATCCACGTTCAACTCTCTAAAAATATTGCCATCTTGAACTCTGCGGTAGGAACTGGGGACGATTGTGTTTCCATCGGCCCTGGCACTCAGAATCTCTGGATCGAACGCATGGCTTGTGGTCCTGGTCATGGCATTAGCATCGGGAGCCTGGCTAAGGACATGAATGAGGAAGGAGTCCAAAATGTAACCGTGAAGCAAGTTGTTTTCACAGGCACTCAAAATGGGATCAGGATCAAATCATGGGCCAAGCCTAGTAAGGGCTTCGTCGAAAGTGTTCACTTCTCGAATATCGTTATGAGAAACGTCCAAAATCCAATCATAATCGATCAAAACTACTGCCCAAGTCACGTCAATTGCCCAgatcat GCATCGGGCATAAAAATTAAGGATATAACTTATGAAAACATCAAAGGAACATCTGCAACAACAATTGCAACAAAATTCGATTGTAGCCCTGGAAATCCATGTAGTGGGATTAGATTGGAAGATGTGAATTTGACTTTCCAAAACAAACCAGCTCAATCCCTTTGTGCCAATGCTAAAGGAATATCTTTTGGCACTGTTTTACCAAATAGTTGCTTATCaaattga
- the LOC115723987 gene encoding polygalacturonase produces the protein MAYSNNIFMIKMSLFILYPLIMLILSAPPTLSTSSFNVLMGFGAKPNGLTDSTNAFLRAWEAACTSTHAALIYVPKGRYLLRPLAFKGPCKSPHITFRIDGTLVAPHDYRVLGGAENWLNFQRVSGVSIVGGALDAKGLALWACKANPTKSCPPGATSLSITYSKDIKITGLLSLNSQMFHIVINHCENVEMRGVRIIAHRDSPNTDGIHVQLSKNVAILNSAVGTGDDCVSIGPGTQNLWIERMACGPGHGISIGSLAKDINEEGVQHITVKQVVFTGTQNGIRIKSWAKPSKGFVKSVHFSNIVMRNVQNPIIIDQNYCPSHVNCPDHASGIKIKDITYENIKGTSATTIATKFDCSLKIHVVGLDWKM, from the exons ATGGCTTATTCCAATAACATTTTCATGATAAAGATGAGTTTATTCATTTTATACCCACTAATCATGTTAATATTGTCAGCACCACCAACATTATCAACTTCATCTTTCAATGTTTTGATGGGTTTTGGGGCAAAACCCAATGGCCTAACTGACTCCACCAATGCATTCCTACGTGCATGGGAAGCTGCATGTACCTCTACTCATGCTGCCCTAATATATGTCCCCAAGGGTAGGTATTTACTTCGCCCACTGGCCTTTAAGGGTCCTTGCAAAAGCCCCCATATCACCTTCCGAATTGATGGCACCCTTGTTGCCCCACACGACTATCGGGTTTTGGGTGGAGCTGAGAATTGGCTTAACTTCCAAAGGGTTAGTGGGGTTTCTATTGTTGGCGGTGCACTTGATGCCAAAGGTCTTGCCTTGTGGGCTTGTAAGGCCAATCCAACCAAGTCATGCCCTCCTGGAGCCACG AGTTTGAGCATTACGTACTCCAAAGACATAAAAATTACTGGACTATTGTCGTTAAACAGTCAAATGTTCCACATTGTGATAAACCATTGTGAGAATGTGGAGATGAGAGGAGTGAGAATCATTGCCCACCGTGACAGTCCCAACACTGATGGCATCCACGTTCAACTCTCTAAAAATGTTGCCATCTTGAACTCTGCGGTAGGAACTGGGGATGATTGTGTTTCCATCGGCCCTGGCACTCAGAATCTCTGGATCGAACGCATGGCTTGTGGTCCTGGCCATGGCATTAGCATCGGGAGTCTGGCTAAGGACATAAATGAGGAAGGAGTCCAACATATAACCGTGAAGCAAGTTGTTTTCACAGGCACTCAAAATGGGATTAGGATCAAATCATGGGCCAAGCCTAGTAAGGGCTTCGTCAAAAGTGTTCACTTCTCGAATATCGTTATGAGAAACGTCCAAAATCCAATCATAATTGATCAAAACTACTGCCCAAGTCACGTCAATTGCCCAGATCAT GCATCGGGCATAAAAATTAAGGATATAACATATGAAAACATCAAAGGAACATCTGCAACAACAATTGCAACAAAATTCGATTGTAGCCTGAAAATCCATGTAGTGGGATTAGATTGGAAGATGTGA
- the LOC115723394 gene encoding membrin-11, producing the protein MAVEFGGAGGGGVTLSEMYQNSRKLLIRTRDGLERLERLEYSSSTSTAIDSPDLSFSVKKDIAQIQSLCLDMDRLWRSVAAKSQRDLWKRKVEQVAEEAESLKQSLDKYFLRTQKRINEARERAELIGRANGESSHVLRIFDEEAQAMQSVRNSSRMLEEASATGEAILFKYSEQRERLKRAQRKALDVLNTVGLSNTVLKLIERRHRVDRSIKYAGMLFTVIIVFFFWRWTR; encoded by the exons ATGGCCGTCGAATTTGGTGGCGCCGGTGGCGGCGGAGTTACGCTATCGGAGATGTACCAGAACTCCAGGAAGCTTCTCATCAGGACAAGAGACGGCCTCGAACGCCTCGAACGTCTTGAGTACTCTTCTTCCACTTCCACTGCCATCGATTCCCCTGACCTCTCTTTCTCCGTCAAGAAAGACATCGCTCAGATCCAGTCACTCTGCCTCGATATGGACCGTCTATGGCGCTCCGTTGCTGCTAAGTCCCAGCGCGATCTCTGGAAAAG AAAGGTTGAACAAGTAGCAGAGGAGGCTGAGTCTTTGAAGCAAAGTTTGGACAAGTATTTTCTAAGAACTCAGAAGAGAATAAATGAAGCTAGAGAGAGGGCAGAGTTGATTGGAAGAGCT AATGGTGAGTCTTCTCATGTTTTGAGAATTTTTGATGAGGAAGCACAAGCAATGCAGTCAGTTCGAAATTCGTCTCGGATGCTTGAAGAAGCTAGTGCCACTGGAGAGGCCATACTTTTCAAATATTCAGAGCAAAGAGAACGCTTGAAG AGGGCACAAAGGAAAGCACTTGATGTTCTTAACACAGTGGGGCTGTCCAACACCGTGTTGAAGCTGATTGAGAGGAGGCATCGGGTCGACAGATCGATCAAGTACGCTGGCATGTTATTCACTGTGATCATTGTGTTCTTCTTTTGGAGGTGGACAAGGTGA
- the LOC115722092 gene encoding pentatricopeptide repeat-containing protein At1g64583, mitochondrial isoform X3, which yields MVSHVIKRIGAVRSRYLVEFMWENHYRYESHFSVLNTLMRGFLNAEMGYEALLIVNKMREVGVSPSSSACRILFKLLIRNGEYSSVWKLFRDMVSKGPPISTHTFNVMILGFCRTGFLSTGESLLHVIRKFGCEPDVYGYNIVINANCMMGKISNSLEWIHFMISNGCEPSIVTFNTVINGLCKEGDMVKARSFFDGILEVGVFPNTVTYNIMIDGYVKSGDIDEGDKLYEEMKNKGVNPDGMTFNILIAGHYKYRKENIRDMLLRDLVVQEVFPFSSLFDISIAGLCWAGRLDEAMESVKNMLEKGFPLSVVAFNSIIAAYSKAGLEEQAYEAYSIMSRLGLTPSSSTCGYLLLGLCKKGCLNKAKKLLCDMIEKGFPINKLAFLVLLNGYLRTRNPNGA from the coding sequence ATGGTTTCTCATGTAATTAAGAGAATTGGAGCTGTTAGGAGTAGATATTTGGTTGAGTTCATGTGGGAAAATCACTATAGATACGAATCACATTTTTCGGTTTTGAATACCCTTATGCGAGGCTTCTTGAATGCTGAAATGGGATATGAGGCTTTGCTGATTGTGAATAAGATGAGGGAAGTTGGAGTGAGTCCAAGTTCATCAGCTTGTAGAATACTGTTCAAGTTATTGATTAGAAATGGTGAGTATAGTAGTGTGTGGAAGCTTTTCAGAGATATGGTTAGTAAAGGGCCTCCCATTTCGACTCATACGTTTAATGTGATGATTCTCGGGTTTTGTCGAACAGGGTTTCTCTCAACTGGTGAGAGCTTGTTACATGTGATAAGGAAATTTGGTTGTGAGCCTGATGTTTATGGATACAACATTGTAATCAATGCTAATTGTATGATGGGGAAGATTTCAAATTCACTTGAATGGATTCATTTTATgatttcaaatggatgtgagcCAAGTATTGTTACTTTTAATACAGTTATAAATGGCTTATGTAAAGAGGGAGACATGGTGAAAGCCAGGAGTTTCTTTGATGGAATTCTTGAAGTGGGTGTTTTTCCAAACACAGTAACGTACAATATCATGATCGATGGTTATGTTAAGTCGGGGGATATCGATGAGGGAGACAAACTTTACGAGGAAATGAAGAACAAAGGTGTTAATCCTGATGGCATGACATTTAATATCCTGATTGCAGGTCACTACAAGTATCGAAAGGAGAACATTAGGGACATGTTGTTAAGGGATTTGGTAGTACAGGAAGTGTTTCCATTTAGCTCTTTGTTCGATATTTCAATTGCAGGTTTGTGTTGGGCAGGGCGGTTGGATGAAGCCATGGAATCCGTAAAAAATATGCTCGAGAAAGGATTTCCTCTCAGTGTTGTTGCATTCAACTCTATTATTGCAGCTTATAGTAAAGCAGGGTTGGAAGAACAAGCCTATGAAGCTTATTCGATTATGAGTAGACTCGGTTTAACTCCATCGTCTTCCACATGTGGTTATTTGCTATTGGGTTTGTGTAAGAAGGGTTGCTTAAACAAAGCCAAAAAGCTTTTATGTGACATGATTGAAAAGGGTTTTCCAATTAACAAGCTTGCTTTCCTTGTGCTTTTGAATGGGTACTTGAGGACAAGGAACCCGAACGGGGCATGA
- the LOC115722092 gene encoding pentatricopeptide repeat-containing protein At1g64583, mitochondrial isoform X1 — protein MPANVHRILSTVEVQPQTLNSLLIRHSKNIDFLNQFLPFDFPILDDSLNGINPYERRKIAVGLSKIIKTRKIHTLECFSREFCPCSLVHIMKMLETRDTAFAFFKFSFRDHSDRVLRSCGLAALFFAAEDLQFLAQDMVSHVIKRIGAVRSRYLVEFMWENHYRYESHFSVLNTLMRGFLNAEMGYEALLIVNKMREVGVSPSSSACRILFKLLIRNGEYSSVWKLFRDMVSKGPPISTHTFNVMILGFCRTGFLSTGESLLHVIRKFGCEPDVYGYNIVINANCMMGKISNSLEWIHFMISNGCEPSIVTFNTVINGLCKEGDMVKARSFFDGILEVGVFPNTVTYNIMIDGYVKSGDIDEGDKLYEEMKNKGVNPDGMTFNILIAGHYKYRKENIRDMLLRDLVVQEVFPFSSLFDISIAGLCWAGRLDEAMESVKNMLEKGFPLSVVAFNSIIAAYSKAGLEEQAYEAYSIMSRLGLTPSSSTCGYLLLGLCKKGCLNKAKKLLCDMIEKGFPINKLAFLVLLNGYLRTRNPNGA, from the coding sequence ATGCCCGCTAACGTTCATCGTATTCTCAGCACAGTCGAGGTACAACCCCAAACCCTCAACTCACTCCTTATAAGGCATTCCAAGAACATTGATTTTCTGAACCAGTTTTTGCCTTTTGATTTTCCCATATTGGATGATTCTTTAAATGGTATAAACCCATATGAAAGGCGCAAAATCGCTGTTGGGTTatcaaaaataatcaaaacTCGGAAAATTCACACACTTGAGTGCTTCTCAAGAGAGTTTTGCCCATGCTCTCTTGTACATATAATGAAGATGTTGGAAACTCGAGACACCGCTTTTGCtttctttaaattttcttttagagACCATTCTGATAGAGTTTTGAGGTCTTGTGGCCTCGCTGCACTTTTTTTCGCAGCAGAGGATCTCCAATTTTTGGCCCAGGACATGGTTTCTCATGTAATTAAGAGAATTGGAGCTGTTAGGAGTAGATATTTGGTTGAGTTCATGTGGGAAAATCACTATAGATACGAATCACATTTTTCGGTTTTGAATACCCTTATGCGAGGCTTCTTGAATGCTGAAATGGGATATGAGGCTTTGCTGATTGTGAATAAGATGAGGGAAGTTGGAGTGAGTCCAAGTTCATCAGCTTGTAGAATACTGTTCAAGTTATTGATTAGAAATGGTGAGTATAGTAGTGTGTGGAAGCTTTTCAGAGATATGGTTAGTAAAGGGCCTCCCATTTCGACTCATACGTTTAATGTGATGATTCTCGGGTTTTGTCGAACAGGGTTTCTCTCAACTGGTGAGAGCTTGTTACATGTGATAAGGAAATTTGGTTGTGAGCCTGATGTTTATGGATACAACATTGTAATCAATGCTAATTGTATGATGGGGAAGATTTCAAATTCACTTGAATGGATTCATTTTATgatttcaaatggatgtgagcCAAGTATTGTTACTTTTAATACAGTTATAAATGGCTTATGTAAAGAGGGAGACATGGTGAAAGCCAGGAGTTTCTTTGATGGAATTCTTGAAGTGGGTGTTTTTCCAAACACAGTAACGTACAATATCATGATCGATGGTTATGTTAAGTCGGGGGATATCGATGAGGGAGACAAACTTTACGAGGAAATGAAGAACAAAGGTGTTAATCCTGATGGCATGACATTTAATATCCTGATTGCAGGTCACTACAAGTATCGAAAGGAGAACATTAGGGACATGTTGTTAAGGGATTTGGTAGTACAGGAAGTGTTTCCATTTAGCTCTTTGTTCGATATTTCAATTGCAGGTTTGTGTTGGGCAGGGCGGTTGGATGAAGCCATGGAATCCGTAAAAAATATGCTCGAGAAAGGATTTCCTCTCAGTGTTGTTGCATTCAACTCTATTATTGCAGCTTATAGTAAAGCAGGGTTGGAAGAACAAGCCTATGAAGCTTATTCGATTATGAGTAGACTCGGTTTAACTCCATCGTCTTCCACATGTGGTTATTTGCTATTGGGTTTGTGTAAGAAGGGTTGCTTAAACAAAGCCAAAAAGCTTTTATGTGACATGATTGAAAAGGGTTTTCCAATTAACAAGCTTGCTTTCCTTGTGCTTTTGAATGGGTACTTGAGGACAAGGAACCCGAACGGGGCATGA
- the LOC115722092 gene encoding pentatricopeptide repeat-containing protein At1g64583, mitochondrial isoform X2, with amino-acid sequence MKMLETRDTAFAFFKFSFRDHSDRVLRSCGLAALFFAAEDLQFLAQDMVSHVIKRIGAVRSRYLVEFMWENHYRYESHFSVLNTLMRGFLNAEMGYEALLIVNKMREVGVSPSSSACRILFKLLIRNGEYSSVWKLFRDMVSKGPPISTHTFNVMILGFCRTGFLSTGESLLHVIRKFGCEPDVYGYNIVINANCMMGKISNSLEWIHFMISNGCEPSIVTFNTVINGLCKEGDMVKARSFFDGILEVGVFPNTVTYNIMIDGYVKSGDIDEGDKLYEEMKNKGVNPDGMTFNILIAGHYKYRKENIRDMLLRDLVVQEVFPFSSLFDISIAGLCWAGRLDEAMESVKNMLEKGFPLSVVAFNSIIAAYSKAGLEEQAYEAYSIMSRLGLTPSSSTCGYLLLGLCKKGCLNKAKKLLCDMIEKGFPINKLAFLVLLNGYLRTRNPNGA; translated from the coding sequence ATGAAGATGTTGGAAACTCGAGACACCGCTTTTGCtttctttaaattttcttttagagACCATTCTGATAGAGTTTTGAGGTCTTGTGGCCTCGCTGCACTTTTTTTCGCAGCAGAGGATCTCCAATTTTTGGCCCAGGACATGGTTTCTCATGTAATTAAGAGAATTGGAGCTGTTAGGAGTAGATATTTGGTTGAGTTCATGTGGGAAAATCACTATAGATACGAATCACATTTTTCGGTTTTGAATACCCTTATGCGAGGCTTCTTGAATGCTGAAATGGGATATGAGGCTTTGCTGATTGTGAATAAGATGAGGGAAGTTGGAGTGAGTCCAAGTTCATCAGCTTGTAGAATACTGTTCAAGTTATTGATTAGAAATGGTGAGTATAGTAGTGTGTGGAAGCTTTTCAGAGATATGGTTAGTAAAGGGCCTCCCATTTCGACTCATACGTTTAATGTGATGATTCTCGGGTTTTGTCGAACAGGGTTTCTCTCAACTGGTGAGAGCTTGTTACATGTGATAAGGAAATTTGGTTGTGAGCCTGATGTTTATGGATACAACATTGTAATCAATGCTAATTGTATGATGGGGAAGATTTCAAATTCACTTGAATGGATTCATTTTATgatttcaaatggatgtgagcCAAGTATTGTTACTTTTAATACAGTTATAAATGGCTTATGTAAAGAGGGAGACATGGTGAAAGCCAGGAGTTTCTTTGATGGAATTCTTGAAGTGGGTGTTTTTCCAAACACAGTAACGTACAATATCATGATCGATGGTTATGTTAAGTCGGGGGATATCGATGAGGGAGACAAACTTTACGAGGAAATGAAGAACAAAGGTGTTAATCCTGATGGCATGACATTTAATATCCTGATTGCAGGTCACTACAAGTATCGAAAGGAGAACATTAGGGACATGTTGTTAAGGGATTTGGTAGTACAGGAAGTGTTTCCATTTAGCTCTTTGTTCGATATTTCAATTGCAGGTTTGTGTTGGGCAGGGCGGTTGGATGAAGCCATGGAATCCGTAAAAAATATGCTCGAGAAAGGATTTCCTCTCAGTGTTGTTGCATTCAACTCTATTATTGCAGCTTATAGTAAAGCAGGGTTGGAAGAACAAGCCTATGAAGCTTATTCGATTATGAGTAGACTCGGTTTAACTCCATCGTCTTCCACATGTGGTTATTTGCTATTGGGTTTGTGTAAGAAGGGTTGCTTAAACAAAGCCAAAAAGCTTTTATGTGACATGATTGAAAAGGGTTTTCCAATTAACAAGCTTGCTTTCCTTGTGCTTTTGAATGGGTACTTGAGGACAAGGAACCCGAACGGGGCATGA
- the LOC133031539 gene encoding uncharacterized protein LOC133031539, producing the protein MGFRNFWDFNIALLGKQGWRLITRPNSLSSRVFKARYYPQGTFFNAQLGSNPSFIWRSILEAQDLVHNGTRWLVGNGCNIPVLGEPWLPDDTNPFITTNHPSLTNTRVCNLMTVGEAKWETELLLDIFEERDWSLITKIPLNLVTTEDHYFWSKDGSGIYTVKSAYTLLQGLKGQWYGEEDASFWHQLWSMKIPSKIQNLRRGRKVATVCWAIWGARNELVWKRKSFNPSDIVAFANRYLDQWRCAQSSDMESSWPLLRARDVVERWTAPHGNSVKLNVDAAMFNSGEQYGIGLVVRNGSGLLIEGRTRLFYGQVEPVLAEAIGIREALSWIKDSRWQDVYVETDCLNVVQAIHCSTEMISLFGLVIKDCKNLLANLNNVSVSFIKRSANVVAHSFARAAILYPDCSFSLESVPTELLLSLVAEVVI; encoded by the exons ATGGGTTTTCGCAACTTTTGGGATTTCAATATTGCTCTTCTTGGTAAACAAGGTTGGAGATTGATTACCCGACCAAACTCTTTGTCTTCTCGAGTATTCAAAGCTCGGTATTATCCTCAAGGTACTTTTTTCAATGCTCAACTAGGATCCAATCCGAGTTTCATTTGGCGAAGTATCTTGGAAGCACAAGATTTAGTGCATAATGGTACGCGGTGGTTAGTGGGAAATGGCTGCAACATCCCGGTCCTTGGAGAGCCATGGCTCCCTGATGACACAAACCCCTTTATCACTACAAATCACCCCAGCCTTACCAACACTAGAGTTTGTAACCTGATGACCGTGGGAGAGGCAAAGTGGGAAACTGAGCTTTTGCTTGATATCTTTGAGGAACGGGATTGGAGTTTGATAACAAAAATCCCTCTCAATTTAGTCACAACTGAGGACCATTATTTTTGGTCAAAAGATGGCTCCGGCATCTATACTGTCAAGAGTGCTTATACTCTCTTGCAAGGCTTGAAGGGTCAATGGTATGGGGAAGAGGATGCAAGCTTCTGGCATCAACTGTGGAGCATGAAAATTCCTTCGAAAATTCAGAACCTG CGACGCGGCCGCAAAGTTGCTACGGTTTGTTGGGCTATTTGGGGTGCTAGAAATGAGTTAGTTTGgaaaaggaaaagtttcaacccGAGTGATATTGTTGCATTTGCAAATCGTTATCTTGACCAATGGAGATGCGCTCAAAGTTCCGATATGGAATCGTCATGGCCTTTACTTCGGGCTAGAGACGTTGTTGAGCGATGGACCGCTCCTCATGGTAATAGCGTCAAGCTGAATGTAGATGCAGCGATGTTCAACAGTGGAGAGCAATATGGTATCGGGTTGGTTGTTCGGAATGGCTCAGGACTTCTCATTGAAGGTCGCACCAGATTGTTCTATGGCCAAGTTGAACCGGTGCTTGCTGAAGCAATTGGCATCCGTGAGGCCCTAAGCTGGATCAAGGACAGTCGGTGGCAAGATGTGTATGTCGAAACGGACTGCCTCAATGTAGTGCAAGCAATTCATTGTTCGACAGAGATGATCTCTTTGTTTGGGTTGGTTATTAAAGATTGTAAGAATTTGCTTGCTAATTTAAACAATGTATCTGTTTCCTTTATTAAGCGATCAGCTAATGTAGTGGCCCATTCCTTTGCAAGGGCGGCTATATTGTACCCTGATTGTTCTTTCAGTTTGGAGTCTGTTCCAACTGAGTTGCTACTAAGTTTGGTAGCGGAAGTCGTTATTTAA